One genomic window of Enoplosus armatus isolate fEnoArm2 chromosome 19, fEnoArm2.hap1, whole genome shotgun sequence includes the following:
- the stx11b.1 gene encoding syntaxin-11b.1 gives MRDRLSHLQEMSNGHVEPMEYAESTVSDTFSNVDLEEELPHEAVVFDNSPALEEVFSQSQDIHREIQLIRLEVKRLREQNSRMLQGTTTMSTIKRDSNAIGADIKARAEDVLARLREIDGTAHKLEETHGSNSAISRIARTQYACLSNGFRDAMFDYNEVEMSHRDNCKAQIQRQMEIVGREVTGEEVEEMIETGQWNIFNDNVVAEGKTARSALSQIEKRHQELVDLETRIKGIHEIFLDIALLVEEQGPMLNSIQTNVQKTDESIQEVLIKLRKAKRHDKNNPFKKMFCSCFPCYE, from the coding sequence ATGAGGGACAGACTGAGCCACCTGCAGGAAATGTCCAACGGTCATGTGGAGCCGATGGAGTACGCAGAGTCCACTGTCTCTGACACCTTCAGCAACgtggacctggaggaggagttgCCCCACGAGGCAGTAGTGTTTGACAACAGCCCTGCTTTGGAGGAGGTCTTTTCCCAGTCGCAAGATATCCACAGAGAGATCCAGCTCATCCGTCTAGAGGTTAAAAGGCTTCGTGAGCAGAACTCTCGCATGCTCCAGGGCACCACCACCATGAGTACCATCAAAAGGGACTCTAACGCCATTGGTGCTGATATCAAGGCTCGGGCTGAGGATGTGCTGGCACGCCTGCGGGAAATAGACGGTACAGCCCACAAGCTAGAAGAAACACATGGCTCAAATTCTGCCATCTCACGTATCGCCAGAACCCAGTATGCTTGCCTCAGCAATGGTTTCCGCGACGCCATGTTTGACTATAATGAGGTGGAGATGAGCCATCGGGACAACTGTAAAGCCCAGATCCAGAGGCAAATGGAGATAGTGGGACGTGAGGTgacaggggaggaggtggaggaaatgATTGAGACAGGTCAATGGAACATCTTTAATGACAACGTTGTGGCTGAAGGTAAAACGGCTCGGTCAGCTTTGTCCCAGATTGAGAAACGTCACCAAGAGTTGGTGGACCTGGAGACCCGTATCAAGGGCATCCATGAGATTTTCCTGGACATTGCCCTGCTGGTGGAGGAACAGGGCCCCATGCTCAACTCCATCCAAACCAATGTTCAGAAAACTGATGAAAGCATACAGGAGGTCCTCATCAAACTCCGCAAGGCCAAACGTCATGACAAGAACAACCCctttaaaaagatgttttgcAGCTGTTTCCCATGCTATGAATAA
- the LOC139302119 gene encoding syntaxin-11-like: MRDMLERLQTISEEQEDYEPEFYGPEYDVDKVTLSQQAVVFENSSDIDNILGEAHSIRKEISLLHLEVERLSTHNERFGTSVRRFTLIKRDSDSIARRIQQRGEALYVRLEALGKESHQLEEKEGPNSAVSRIARVQHDTLMRAFHAAMSDYNKAEEMQRSTCRGRIQRQASIMGTEITNEQLDVMVDKGGEGWAELSQNLQIPGARSSRWAMCEIRGRHKELVELEARMKDVHELFLHMAMLVEEQGSMLNNIEANVCTTEEYVEKINVHIKKALQYKRKNPFQQCCPCLPCWRHNQTF; the protein is encoded by the coding sequence ATGCGGGACATGCTGGAGAGGCTCCAGACCATtagtgaggagcaggaggactACGAGCCAGAGTTTTATGGACCCGAGTATGATGTGGACAAGGTGACTCTGTCTCAACAGGCAGTGGTGTTTGAGAACTCCTCAGACATTGACAACATCCTGGGGGAGGCCCACTCCATACGCAAGGAGATCTCCTTGCTCCACTTAGAGGTGGAGCGTCTGAGCACCCATAACGAACGCTTTGGCACCTCTGTGCGGCGCTTCACCCTAATCAAAAGGGACTCTGACTCCATCGCCAGGAGGATCCAGCAACGTGGGGAGGCTCTATATGTCCGCCTTGAAGCCCTGGGTAAGGAGAGCcaccagctggaggagaaagaaggtcCCAACTCTGCTGTTAGTCGCATTGCCAGAGTTCAGCATGACACACTGATGCGTGCCTTCCATGCTGCCATGAGCGACTACAATAAGGCAGAGGAGATGCAGAGGAGTACATGTCGGGGGAGGATACAGAGGCAGGCCTCGATAATGGGAACTGAAATCACTAATGAGCAGCTGGATGTGATGGTGGACAAAGGTGGTGAGGGCTGGGCTGAGCTGTCCCAGAACCTGCAGATCCCAGGTGCACGCTCGTCCCGCTGGGCTATGTGTGAGATCAGAGGCAGACACaaggagctggtggagctggaggccaGGATGAAGGATGTCCATGAACTGTTCCTGCACATGGCCAtgctggtggaggagcaggGATCCATGCTCAATAACATTGAGGCTAATGTGTGTACCACTGAAGAATATGTTGAAAAAATCAATGTTCACATCAAGAAGGCCCTACAGTACAAGAGGAAAAATCCTTTTCAGCAATGTTGCCCCTGTCTACCCTGTTGGAGACACAACCAAACTTTTTAG